The following are from one region of the Rhipicephalus microplus isolate Deutch F79 chromosome 1, USDA_Rmic, whole genome shotgun sequence genome:
- the LOC119178710 gene encoding uncharacterized protein LOC119178710, translating into MKELSQPSSIVFDAAKVIEEYGVKLTEEDVKSKKESLPAIVYIAGYCAHAALRKILCEDCAANITRQDRYIPMVDDMLIEGLTRGALKFLQPVVISAVLHTQVVLTKLTSKENTARFHAARHQRQLLLSVVKHLLIDNEDLDICCKGHHPETVLHNILWAATNTLLKNYVQMKTD; encoded by the coding sequence ATGAAAGAACTGTCCCAACCTAGCAGTATTGTGTTTGATGCAGCCAAGGTGATAGAAGAATATGGCGTCAAGTTGACTGAAGAGGACGTGAAatcaaaaaaggaaagcttgccTGCAATAGTGTATATTGCAGGTTACTGCGCCCACGCCGCTCTCAGGAAAATTCTCTGTGAAGATTGTGCGGCCAACATCACGAGACAAGATAGGTATATACCAATGGTTGATGATATGCTAATCGAAGGCCTCACAAGAGGGGCCCTGAAATTTCTCCAACCAGTAGTAATAAGTGCTGTTCTGCACACACAAGTCGTGCTTACAAAGCTGACCTCGAAAGAGAACACCGCCCGGTTTCATGCAGCACGGCACCAAAGGCAGCTTCTTCTCAGTGTGGTGAAGcaccttttaattgacaatgaaGATTTGGACATTTGTTGCAAAGGACACCATCCAGAAACAGTGCTTCACAACATCTTGTGGGCAGCCACCAACACCTTACTGAAAAACTACGTCCAAATGAAAACCGACTAG